A window of Pomacea canaliculata isolate SZHN2017 linkage group LG3, ASM307304v1, whole genome shotgun sequence contains these coding sequences:
- the LOC112559678 gene encoding stress protein DDR48-like, which produces MKPLVLALLCLCTEILAVYLPLGGSTFDVEKGLKNKTLPQEAVVMNWATGRSFKPLDSCQMLKAKDIGRVNSIRSDSANKASSSAFDTASDYAQKSNSRDNAASAADKAAKKASAAAKSNLFDKNSKSSVPQVDRAGSSWQSDVKDQSWTANTDFNDGNRAKDKADYAYDKSFDTEDTKTGGVVISQDNKVNNIDNDYDRAYQRQPAGSWTQLQAAQDAAAAGSTKNSFGREANAGDQVWNGKQASSGQVGTNQLLNDKGLLEANGGNLQSQKNVLKDDSTSSGLRAFKGIGNGLGGIGLGGLGVFSGDLSLATGAQDYGSSSNQGAANNLQSQRGINFGESNNNDFHGSLLAAQSDKGFGDSRAAFANDQGFAGKSNDARQQSQAASSDWGKALAAKAADENNNDFGENVRFSDNVRQKFAKSNQGTQVLKKFFNDDNKRGDNHERLKFNRDDDLDKFGFKNNKRTDSGRAASDGKQTVRDVAASRTAAAARAAETARDAQQSDWADARSGQSNQKASAWNNAEQQKKGVRNGLNLLNIDQNRVDNSYGKDADRHRGAKNLPWLQLQAACRLISLSLLPSPSPTTTLSHRQLPLSCNKENSEHVHEILQLSFLKKICC; this is translated from the exons ATGAAG CCTCTTGTTCTTGCCTTGCTGTGCCTCTGCACTGAGATCTTGGCCGTCTATCTGCCCTTGGGCGGTTCCACCTTTGATGTTGAAAAGGGTCTGAAGAACAAG ACTCTTCCACAAGAggccgtagtcatgaa CTGGGCGACTGGTCGCAGCTTCAAGCCTCTGGACAGCTGTCAGATGCTGAAAGCAAAGGACATTGGCCGCGTCAATAGCATCAGAAGCGACAGCGCCAACAAGGCCTCCAGCTCCGCGTTCGATACCGCCAGCGACTACGCCCAGAAAAGCAACAGCCGCGACAATGCTGCAAGTGCTGCAGATAAAGCCGCGAAAAAGGCATCAGCTGCTGCAAAGAGTAACCTG TTCGACAAAAACTCTAAAAGCTCAGTTCCACAGGTTGACCGCGCGGGTTCGTCTTGGCAAAGCGATGTGAAGGACCAGTCCTGGACAGCGAACACTGACTTCAACGACGGTAACCGTGCGAAGGACAAGGCCGACTACGCTTACGACAAGAGCTTCGACACTGAAGACACCAAGACTGGTGGCGTCGTCATCTCGCAGGACAACAAGGTCAACAACATCGACAACGACTACGACCGCGCGTAC CAGCGCCAACCAGCAGGCAGCTGGACGCAGCTCCAGGCTGCACAAGACGCTGCAGCTGCTGGGTCCACCAAGAACAGCTTCGGTCGCGAGGCCAACGCCGGCGACCAAGTGTGGAATGGAAAGCAAGCCAGCAGCGGCCAGGTGGGCACCAACCAGCTCCTCAACGACAAGGGACTACTGGAGGCAAACGGCGGAAACCTTCAGTCTCAG AAAAACGTCTTGAAGGATGATAGTACAAGCAGCGGGCTACGGGCTTTCAAGGGCATTGGCAATGGATTGG GTGGTATCGGTCTTGGTGGACTCGGCGTCTTCAGTGGTGACTTGAGTCTGGCTACGGGTGCCCAGGACTACGGGTCGTCTTCCAATCAAGGCGCCGCAAACAACCTCCAGAGCCAAAGGGGAATCAACTTTGGAGAATCCAACAACAATGACTTTCATGGATCCCTGTTGGCCGCCCAGAGTGACAAGGGCTTCGGAGACAGCAGAGCGGCTTTCGCCAACGACCAAG gaTTCGCTGGCAAGTCCAATGATGCTCGTCAGCAGTCTCAGGCCGCCAGCAGTGACTGGGGCAAGGCGCTAGCAGCCAAGGCGGCGGATGAGAACAACAACGACTTCGGGGAGAACGTCCGCTTCAGCGACAACGTCAGGCAGAAGTTCGCCAAGAGCAACCAGGGCACCCAGGTCCTCAAGAAGTTCTTCAACGACGACAACAAGCGCGGCGACAACCACGAGCGTCTCAAGTTCAACCGCGACGACGACCTCGATAAGTTCGGCTTCAAGAACAACAAGCGCACCGACAGCGGACGCGCC GCATCCGACGGCAAGCAGACGGTTCGTGACGTAGCGGCCTCCCGCACTGCtgcagctgcacgtgcagcagaGACAGCGCGAGACGCGCAGCAGAGCGACTGGGCGGACGCAAGGAGCGGCCAAAGTAACCAGAAGGCCTCCGCCTGGAACAACGCCGAGCAGCAGAAAAAAGGCGTCCGCAATGGACTCAACTTGCTGAATATCGATCAGAACCGAGTGGACAACAGCTACGGGAAGGATGCTGACAGACACCGAGGGGCCAAGAACTTGCCCTGGCTTCAGTTGCAGGCGGCCTGTagacttatctccctttctctcctcccttccccatcaCCCACCACCACACTTTCCCACAGGCAGCTTCCTCTTTCatgcaataaagaaaacagtgaaCATGTTCATGAAATATTACAGttaagttttttaaagaaaatatgctgttga
- the LOC112559944 gene encoding acid-sensing ion channel 1-like, with the protein MSLQDFHGSKETMAAEKASENNSRLKDFSATTPAVRQFMESHTWASSPTTTTAEEVSGPCWCSMASSLFLLIYFHVERYASRPFVTIVNAHVRDSLPFPAVTICNLNQFHRERVPRNDPRVVDLLRNLSAIKSLAKVVDLPPVPRDQFPLTGERLMEIAVNASHKLNDLFMVCIWKTQPIACDLLFHRTLTDLGFCFTFNSHLSGDRFNATDSRHTSGLQLLLNIEQDKSYYSKFSIAGVKVLFHEPEEVPLLINKGIVVGPGTFTAVAMRREKIRRLPPPFKAFGQSYCLDTKRDDYKSPLTRYQNYSYTKSACWQNCFAGRMAKQCGCRYFFEQGDDPLCSIDDLEECYLPYSEQISMEDNENCNCSTPCEEVHYLSSLSSTVLASTFVVKQLINSSIIKKKASIRDNFIHLEIHYETLTESEIYQKEEMTVMSILGDVGGHMGLCMGASFLSVIELLEVGLLFVCRCLCSLIPGFRAKG; encoded by the exons ATGAGCCTTCAAGACTTTCATGGTTCAAAGGAAACAATGGCAGCAGAGAAAGCCAGCGAAAACAACTCAAGACTAAAGGACTTCTCTGCCACTACACCAGCAGTGCGACAATTCATGGAATCTCACACCTGGGCGAGCAGCCCTACGACTACCACTGCAGAAG AGGTATCTGGTCCCTGCTGGTGCTCCATGGCAAGCAGCCTCTTCCTACTCATTTACTTTCATGTCGAGCGCTACGCGTCCCGACCCTTCGTCACTATCGTTAATGCGCATGTCAGGGATTCGCTTCCGTTTCCAGCCGTCACCATTTGCAACCTGAATCAGTTTCATCGAGAAAGAGTCCCGCGCAACGATCCACGTGTTGTGGATTTGCTTCGCAATTTGAGCGCGATCAAATCTCTAGCGAAGGTCGTGGATCTTCCACCAGTGCCACGTGACCAGTTTCCTCTCACAGGCGAACGTTTGATGGAGATTGCAGTGAACGCCTCTCACAAACTAAACGACTTGTTCAT GGTCTGTATCTGGAAGACGCAGCCCATAGCGTGTGACCTCCTGTTCCATCGTACACTAACCGACCTTGGCTTCTGCTTCACCTTCAACTCTCACCTTAGCGGCGACCGCTTCAATGCCACGGACTCCAGACACACAAGTGGACTGCAACTGCTACTCAACATCGAGCAGGATAAATCCTACTACTCAAAGTTTAGCATCGCAGGGGTAAAG GTACTGTTTCACGAGCCAGAAGAGGTACCCCTTTTAATAAATAAGGGTATCGTGGTTGGGCCAGGTACCTTCACGGCTGTCGCTATGAGGCGGGAGAAG atCCGCAGACTGCCGCCACCGTTCAAAGCTTTTGGGCAGTCATATTGTCTGGACACCAAAAGGGACGACTACAAGTCACCTTTGACCCGGTATCAGAATTACTCTTACACGAAAAGCGCCTGCTGGCAGAACTGTTTTGCCGGAAGAATGGCTAAACAATGTGGCTGCAGATACTTTTTTGAACAGG gTGATGATCCGCTCTGTTCAATCGACGACCTGGAAGAGTGCTACCTTCCTTACTCAG AACAAATATCCATGGAGGACAATGAAAACTGTAACTGTTCTACCCCGTGTGAAGAGGTCCACTACTTGTCTTCTCTGTCGTCAACGGTTCTGGCATCCACCTTCGTGGTAAAGCAGCTGATCAACTCCAGCATCATAAAGAAGAAGGCTTCCATAAG AGACAACTTCATCCATCTGGAGATACATTACGAAACTTTGACTGAGAGCGAAATCTACCAGAAAGAGGAAATGACAGTGATGAGTATCTTGG GGGACGTTGGAGGACACATGGGCCTGTGCATGGGTGCCAGCTTCTTGTCTGTTATCGAGCTGCTGGAGGTGGGGCTTCTTTTCGTCTGCAGATGTCTTTGCAGCCTCATCCCAGGCTTTAGGGCCAAGGGTTAG
- the LOC112560861 gene encoding uncharacterized protein LOC112560861 isoform X2, translated as MQTPIESADLYPSTLQPPLQKKCSLQNHPGDYSVVAFFFCCGMESNGQDRTEAVSCPCERPQQWVVCCVCGFRFQGRVRKQCDLHPRSIYLMDISCCPECNCQVLREVPPLEPREA; from the exons atgcagacaCCC ATTGAGAGTGCAGACCTATACCCTTCAACTTTGCAACCACCACTTCAGAAAAAGTGCTCATTACAAAATCACCCGGGAGACTATTCTGTTGTTG cctttttcttttgctgtggaATGGAATCGAATGGCCAAGACCGAACTGAAGCAGTATCTTGTCC TTGTGAGCGGCCACAGCAGTGGgttgtttgctgtgtttgtggATTTCGCTTTCAAGGACGTGTGCGAAAGCAATGTGACTTACATCCTAGAAGCATATACCTTATGGATATCAGCTGCTGTCCTGAGTGCAATTGTCAGGTTTTACGGGAAGTTCCACCACTCGAGCCAAGAGAAGCTTGA
- the LOC112560861 gene encoding uncharacterized protein LOC112560861 isoform X1, which produces MQQCGSASYTPHHHCKHSRSTINHAREKKIQDRKLRRKSSARVHEFMVSVPACRDHLRQFTGRQPEVVRTLQIESADLYPSTLQPPLQKKCSLQNHPGDYSVVAFFFCCGMESNGQDRTEAVSCPCERPQQWVVCCVCGFRFQGRVRKQCDLHPRSIYLMDISCCPECNCQVLREVPPLEPREA; this is translated from the exons ATGCAACAATGTGGATCTGCCTCTTATACTCCACACCACCACTGCAAACATAGCAGATCCACGATCAATCAcgcacgagaaaaaaaaattcaagatcGCAAACTGAGAAGAAAGTCCTCAGCACGTGTACACGAGTTCATGGTTTCAGTTCCTGCATGTCGTGATCACTTGCGGCAGTTCACTGGACGTCAACCGGAAGTTGTTCGGACGTTACAG ATTGAGAGTGCAGACCTATACCCTTCAACTTTGCAACCACCACTTCAGAAAAAGTGCTCATTACAAAATCACCCGGGAGACTATTCTGTTGTTG cctttttcttttgctgtggaATGGAATCGAATGGCCAAGACCGAACTGAAGCAGTATCTTGTCC TTGTGAGCGGCCACAGCAGTGGgttgtttgctgtgtttgtggATTTCGCTTTCAAGGACGTGTGCGAAAGCAATGTGACTTACATCCTAGAAGCATATACCTTATGGATATCAGCTGCTGTCCTGAGTGCAATTGTCAGGTTTTACGGGAAGTTCCACCACTCGAGCCAAGAGAAGCTTGA